In Dioscorea cayenensis subsp. rotundata cultivar TDr96_F1 chromosome 11, TDr96_F1_v2_PseudoChromosome.rev07_lg8_w22 25.fasta, whole genome shotgun sequence, a single genomic region encodes these proteins:
- the LOC120271621 gene encoding protein MAIN-LIKE 1-like, whose translation MPTLVSALVERWRTETHIFHLNCGETIITLEDVALLLGLPINDHDVIGQTSGLGSAVCAELLRVVPPIEQRTSQSITLTWLEETFSMLPYDAGQRQIECYARAYILRLIGCVLMQDMSQNRVHLKWLPLLRDFTEVGRYSWGSGCLATLYRILSISSRTRTIISFPLARRWAHIEVDDDSRSNKHNVKIYRQLLDRLEMQQFIWRPCDSNEIIAQVPHDIFPDIYGLRLHH comes from the exons ATGCCCACTCTTGTGAGCgcattagtggagagatggCGAACTGAAACACATATATTCCACCTTAACTGTGGTGAGACAATAATCACGTTGGAAGATGTGGCCCTATTACTTGGCTTACCCATTAACGACCACGATGTCATCGGGCAGACTTCCGGCTTAGGAAGTGCTGTCTGTGCAGAGTTACTCAGAGTGGTCCCACCGATAGAGCAAAGGACAAGTCAGAGTATAACTCTAACGTGGCTTGAGGAAACATTTAGCATGTTGCCATACGATGCAGGTCAACGACAGATAGAATGTTATGCACGTGCCTATATCCTAAGGCTTATCGGTTGTGTCCTCATGCAAGATATGTCTCAGAACAGGGTTCATCTAAAGTGGTTACCACTTCTGAGGGATTTTACAGAAGTAGGAAGATACAGTTGGGGTTCAGGATGTCTAGCAACCTTGTACAG GATTTTAAGTATATCCTCTCGAACCCGTACTATCATATCCTTTCCTCTAGCTCGAAG gTGGGCGCATattgaagtggatgatgataGCCGCAGCAACAAGCACAATGTGAAGATATATAGGCAGTTACTAGATCGGTTGGAGATGCAACAg TTTATATGGCGGCCTTGTGATTCGAACGAGATAATCGCACAAGTGCCACATGACATTTTCCCGGACATTTATGGACTGCGTTTACATCATTGA
- the LOC120271944 gene encoding choline monooxygenase, chloroplastic-like isoform X1 gives MSLSSVNECMVFFMQVYCNNFLDGGYHVPYAHKGFSSSLNLNTYTTEVYDKIIVQRCESASTNDNKLRSDAFYAFVYPNFMVSRYGPWMETNLVLPMASS, from the exons ATGAGTTTATCTTCTGTAAATGAGTGTATGGTATTTTTCATGCAGGTTtactgtaataattttttagatgGCGGCTATCATGTTCCTTATGCACATAAAGGTTTTTCGTCATCTCTCAACCTGAACACATACACTACCGAG GTTTATGATAAGATTATTGTACAAAGATGTGAGAGTGCTTCCACAAACGACAATAAGCTCAGATCAGATGCATTTTATGCATTTGTTTACCCAAACTTCATGGTTAGCag GTATGGTCCTTGGATGGAAACAAACTTAGTTCTTCCAATGGCTTCTA GTTGA
- the LOC120271944 gene encoding choline monooxygenase, chloroplastic-like isoform X2: MSLSSVNECMVFFMQVYCNNFLDGGYHVPYAHKGFSSSLNLNTYTTEVYDKIIVQRCESASTNDNKLRSDAFYAFVYPNFMVSRLMI; this comes from the exons ATGAGTTTATCTTCTGTAAATGAGTGTATGGTATTTTTCATGCAGGTTtactgtaataattttttagatgGCGGCTATCATGTTCCTTATGCACATAAAGGTTTTTCGTCATCTCTCAACCTGAACACATACACTACCGAG GTTTATGATAAGATTATTGTACAAAGATGTGAGAGTGCTTCCACAAACGACAATAAGCTCAGATCAGATGCATTTTATGCATTTGTTTACCCAAACTTCATGGTTAGCag GTTGATGATCTGA
- the LOC120271622 gene encoding zinc finger BED domain-containing protein RICESLEEPER 2-like, with protein sequence MVLTAHFIDHNWRLQKRVINFVRLPPPRHGVEITDCIFKCLKEWGIENKVFTISVDNASSNDVAIQILKDTFSRTKRLLCGEKLFHVRCCVHILNLMVQDGISEIEEIIEDIHESVKFINQSEARLKSFSDIVQQLQLPERKLILDCKTRWNSTFEMLSVAKKFKDVFPMFKDRTILYQCFPCPEDWEKVEKIYEILEVFNAITKIIFGSDYPTSNLFLNEVYHVKMLLDERANDEDEFIQAMIGKMKAKFDKYWGKCNLLMSVAAVLDPRCKMRVVDFTFSRMYSDREAKENIAKVREALHEIYEEYVREYQHGNEHSGETPMHNNDDVSNNGKDSSGWSEFSSYVKSIEKASPQQSDLDTY encoded by the coding sequence ATGGTCTTAACAGCTCATTTTATTGATCATAATTGGAGATTGCAAAAGCGCGTTATCAATTTTGTTCGTCTTCCACCTCCTCGTCATGGTGTTGAGATTACCGATTGTATCTTTAAGTGTTTGAAGGAGTGGGGAATTGAGAACAAGGTTTTTACTATCTCTGTTGATAATGCTTCAAGCAATGATGTGGCAATTCAGATTCTTAAAGACACATTTTCAAGAACTAAGAGGTTGCTTTGTGGAGAAAAGTTATTTCATGTTCGTTGTTGTGTACACATTCTTAATCTCATGGTGCAAGATGGCATTTctgaaattgaagaaataattgaagATATTCATGAAAGTGTGAAGTTTATTAATCAAAGTGAAGCAAGATTGAAGTCATTTTCTGATATTGTGCAACAACTACAATTGCCGGAGCGAAAACTTATTCTTGATTGTAAGACACGTTGGAATTCAACATTTGAAATGCTATCAgttgcaaaaaaatttaaagatgtttTTCCAATGTTTAAAGATCGGACAATCCTTTATCAATGTTTCCCATGCCCTGAAGAttgggaaaaggtggagaaaatatatgagattttagAAGTGTTCAATGCCatcacaaaaattatatttggtaGTGATTATCCAACTTCCAACTTGTTTCTCAATGAAGTCTATCATGTGAAAATGTTGCTAGACGAAAGGgccaatgatgaagatgagtttattcaagcaatgATTGGCAAAATGAAggctaaatttgataaatattgggggAAATGCAATTTGCTTATGTCCGTGGCCGCCGTCTTGGatccaagatgcaaaatgaGGGTTGTTGATTTCACTTTTTCAAGGATGTATTCCGATAgagaagcaaaagaaaatattgctAAAGTTCGAGAAGCTCTACATGagatttatgaagaatatgttCGTGAATATCAACATGGCAATGAGCATAGTGGTGAAACTCCAAtgcataataatgatgatgttaGTAATAATGGCAAAGACTCGTCAGGTTGGTCCGAATTTTCAAGTTATGTGAAATCTATTGAAAAAGCCTCGCCACAACAGTCAGATTTGGATACATATTAG
- the LOC120272371 gene encoding basic leucine zipper 19-like — translation MDDADLDFSNPEVIESFLNDFPKDTTHHHACTHTHTCNPPGPDLSHTHTCFHVHTQIVPAVSSDDPGVESAEKSSSKKRPFGNREAVRKYREKKKARAASLEDEVVQLRTLNQQLMRRLQGQAALEAEVLRLRCLLVDIRGRIEGEIGSFPYQKPVAPGNLMSGAHVLNSCELRCDDQVHCLQGKPGVDNGVVNGQGFSACEMGSVQCMGNFSSGSEFLGCGRGCPDANEGKGAGAEG, via the exons ATGGACGACGCCGACCTCGATTTCTCCAACCCAGAGGTGATCGAGAGCTTCCTCAATGACTTCCCAAAGGACACCACCCATCACCATGCCTGCACTCACACCCACACCTGCAACCCTCCCGGCCCCGATCTCTCCCACACCCACACTTGCTTCCATGTCCACACCCAGATCGTCCCAGCCGTCTCGTCCGACGACCCGGGCGTCGAATCTGCCGAGAAGAGCTCCTCTAAGAAGCGCCCCTTTGGAAACCGTGAGGCTGTGCGCAAGTACCGCGAGAAGAAGAAGGCCCGTGCTGCCTCTCTGGAGGACGAGGTTGTCCAGCTGAGAACTCTCAATCAACAGCTTATGAGGAGGCTTCAAGGCCAGGCCGCCCTGGAAGCCGAGGTTCTCCGGCTTCGCTGCTTGCTTGTGGATATTAGAGGGAGGATTGAAGGTGAAATTGGCTCTTTTCCTTACCAGAAGCCTGTGGCGCCGGGGAACTTGATGTCTGGTGCTCATGTCTTGAATTCCTGTGAATTGAGGTGTGATGATCAAGTGCATTGTTTGCAAGGGAAGCCGGGGGTCGATAATGGCGTTGTGAATGGGCAGGGATTTAGTGCTTGTGAGATGGGGAGTGTTCAGTGCATGGGCAACTTCAGCTCGGGATCAGAGTTTTTGGGATGTGGCCGTGGCTGTCCTGATGCAAATGAGGGCAAGG GGGCTGGAGCAGAGGGCTGA
- the LOC120272300 gene encoding rac-like GTP-binding protein 5, with translation MSASRFIKCVTVGDGAVGKTCMLISYTSNTFPTDYVPTVFDNFSANVVVDGNTVNLGLWDTAGQEDYNRLRPLSYRGADVFLLAFSLISKASYENVAKKWIPELKHYAPGVPIILVGTKLDLRDDKQFFVDHPGAVPITTAQGEELKKLIAAPFYIECSSKTQQNVKGVFDAAIKVVLQPPKQKKKKRKAQKGCSIL, from the exons ATGAGCGCGTCGAGGTTCATAAAGTGTGTGACTGTTGGGGATGGGGCCGTCGGAAAGACATGCATGCTCATTTCCTATACCAGCAACACCTTCCCCACG GATTATGTGCCTACTGTTTTCGACAATTTCAGTGCAAATGTTGTAGTTGATGGCAATACAGTGAACCTTGGCCTCTGGGACACTGCAG GGCAAGAGGATTATAATCGTCTAAGGCCTTTGAGCTATCGTGGAGCAGATGTTTTTCTGCTAGCCTTCTCCCTTATAAGTAAGGCCAGCTATGAGAATGTTGCTAAAAAG TGGATTCCTGAACTGAAGCACTATGCACCTGGTGTCCCTATAATTCTTGTTGGAACAAAGCTTG ATCTTCGAGATGATAAACAATTCTTTGTTGATCACCCTGGTGCTGTTCCTATTACTACCGCTCAG GGTGAAGAACTCAAGAAGCTAATAGCCGCACCTTTTTACATTGAATGCAGTTCAAAGACACAACAA AATGTTAAGGGGGTCTTTGATGCGGCTATTAAGGTGGTTCTGCAGCCccccaaacaaaaaaagaagaaaaggaaagcaCAGAAGGGCTGTTCGATTTTGTGA